One window from the genome of Spiractinospora alimapuensis encodes:
- a CDS encoding MerR family transcriptional regulator, whose product MRIGDAAAAAGTTPRALRFYEQRGLLPPPRRTATGQREYGPREVARLRVIRDLLSLGLTVEDLRGCADQLHLLEDGLPGRCSSQEGVAGRRLDQLDAEIARLTELRTRLAARVGERSSDPVASP is encoded by the coding sequence ATGCGGATCGGCGACGCCGCGGCGGCGGCGGGCACCACCCCTCGCGCCCTGCGCTTCTACGAACAGCGGGGGCTCCTCCCCCCGCCACGGCGCACGGCGACGGGACAACGCGAGTACGGTCCTCGGGAGGTGGCGCGGTTACGCGTGATCCGCGATCTGCTGTCCCTCGGCCTCACGGTGGAGGACCTTCGCGGCTGCGCCGACCAACTTCACCTCCTCGAGGACGGGCTCCCCGGCCGCTGTTCCAGCCAAGAAGGCGTCGCCGGCCGGCGCCTCGACCAACTGGACGCCGAGATCGCTCGGCTCACCGAGTTACGCACCCGCCTGGCCGCACGTGTCGGCGAGCGCTCCAGTGACCCGGTGGCTTCTCCGTGA
- a CDS encoding NUDIX domain-containing protein, whose protein sequence is METRHRPAARVLCLDASWRVLMIQWRDPHSGRLLWEPPGGGIEPGETPLTAARRELAEETGLDGGAVAGRSHTIERDVIWNGARFVGPEHFFVAGFWVERPPVTTEGQLPDERVDFVSHAWIAWPDFPTLTQPVLPRALRDVLVGLAPDGPWGHQDR, encoded by the coding sequence GTGGAGACGAGACACCGACCCGCCGCGCGGGTTCTCTGCCTGGACGCGTCCTGGCGGGTGCTCATGATCCAGTGGCGGGATCCGCACTCGGGGCGTCTGCTGTGGGAGCCGCCCGGAGGTGGTATCGAGCCGGGGGAGACGCCACTCACGGCGGCACGACGCGAACTCGCGGAGGAGACCGGTCTGGACGGAGGGGCCGTCGCCGGCCGGTCGCACACGATCGAACGCGACGTGATCTGGAACGGCGCTCGGTTCGTGGGGCCAGAACACTTCTTCGTCGCCGGGTTCTGGGTCGAACGGCCACCGGTGACCACCGAGGGCCAGCTTCCCGACGAACGGGTCGACTTCGTATCCCACGCGTGGATCGCCTGGCCCGATTTCCCCACCCTGACCCAACCCGTGCTGCCGCGTGCCCTGCGGGACGTTCTGGTCGGCCTCGCGCCGGACGGACCGTGGGGGCACCAGGACCGGTAA